The Saxibacter everestensis genome has a window encoding:
- a CDS encoding DUF3830 family protein, giving the protein MPRFIKVTLESRGVSCIARLLDDEAPRTASAVWNALPLSSQVFHGKYARNEIYNFIPAFAEVEPGKENTTITPIPGDLCYFAFDADDLGNPGYGYGEGEEGFGPSDKIIDLALFYGRNNLLINGDQGWVPGNVFGAVVEGMEEMAAACQDIWMGGARGETLSFSRVEDTPQA; this is encoded by the coding sequence ATGCCCCGGTTCATCAAGGTCACGCTGGAATCACGCGGCGTCAGCTGTATCGCCCGCCTGCTGGACGATGAGGCTCCGCGCACCGCCAGCGCCGTGTGGAATGCATTGCCGTTGTCGAGCCAGGTGTTCCACGGCAAGTACGCCCGCAACGAGATCTATAACTTCATCCCGGCATTCGCCGAGGTGGAACCGGGCAAGGAGAACACCACGATCACGCCGATTCCCGGCGACCTGTGCTATTTCGCCTTCGATGCCGACGATCTGGGCAATCCGGGCTACGGCTACGGCGAAGGCGAGGAGGGGTTTGGTCCGAGCGACAAGATCATCGACCTCGCGCTGTTCTACGGCCGGAATAACCTGCTGATCAACGGAGATCAGGGCTGGGTCCCCGGAAACGTTTTCGGTGCCGTTGTCGAGGGTATGGAAGAGATGGCGGCCGCCTGTCAGGACATCTGGATGGGCGGAGCGCGGGGCGAAACGCTGAGCTTCTCCCGGGTCGAAGACACGCCGCAGGCCTAG